Proteins encoded within one genomic window of Eleutherodactylus coqui strain aEleCoq1 chromosome 1, aEleCoq1.hap1, whole genome shotgun sequence:
- the LOC136613496 gene encoding protein S100-B-like — MDPRKPESTCPSSFPSLPDGQELTELENSMVNIIKIFHSYSNGHCKLRRKNLKELINNQMSTFVKQVQDTDTLDVIFRDLDANHDREIDFSEFAALIAMVASACHTSLHEAQ, encoded by the exons ATGGATCCACGAAAGCCAGAAAGTACCTGTCCTTCAAGTTTCCCAAGTTTACCAGATGG GCAAGAGCTGACGGAGCTGGAAAACTCCATGGTAAACATCATAAAGATCTTCCATTCGTATTCTAATGGCCACTGCAAGCTGAGGAGGAAAAATCTGAAAGAGCTGATCAACAACCAGATGTCCACATTTGTGAAG CAAGTCCAAGATACAGACACACTTGATGTTATTTTCAGAGACTTGGATGCAAACCACGACCGAGAGATAGACTTCAGTGAATTTGCTGCATTAATTGCTATGGTTGCATCTGCATGCCATACCTCTCTCCACGAAGCCCAATGA